The Cytobacillus sp. IB215665 genome contains a region encoding:
- a CDS encoding YunC family protein encodes MITMTPIIIENQQFTAITVKLPKTNFMAVTNDKGYIMCGALDVALLNEKLKERGIIAGRAVGVRTIEQLLEAPLESVTLGAEKLGIISGMKGKEALLKME; translated from the coding sequence ATGATAACAATGACACCAATCATAATTGAAAATCAACAATTTACTGCCATTACTGTAAAGCTTCCTAAGACGAATTTCATGGCAGTAACGAATGATAAAGGGTATATAATGTGTGGTGCGCTTGATGTAGCCTTGCTTAATGAAAAGCTAAAAGAAAGAGGAATCATAGCTGGGAGAGCAGTCGGGGTAAGGACAATTGAACAATTACTAGAAGCGCCTTTAGAATCGGTAACACTCGGTGCAGAAAAGTTAGGCATTATAAGTGGCATGAAAGGAAAAGAAGCGCTTTTGAAGATGGAATAG